The following is a genomic window from Nitrospirota bacterium.
TCGGCTTTTGAGAATCGGGCAGATGGGAAGCGCAGTCCCGCGCAGGTTCCACACCAACCCTTCCAACGTCGGCACTACCGCGAGGGGCAATCCCGTCACCGCCCGAAATCCCAGCATCGTCGCCAACCCGACCCGCAGACCGGTAAAGGACCCCGGGCCGATCGAGACGGCCAGCCCGTCCAACCGGGCGAGTTCAAGGTGCGTCGAAGCCAGCAATCGGTCGACCGTCGGGACCAGCCATCTCGCATGCGAGCCCTCGGCGTCGCGATCCGAACGGGCCAGCACCCGCTCGCCTTCGAGGATCGCCACGCTTTGCCAGGCCGTCGCGGTTTCAACAGCCAGAATCTTCATCCGTCATACCTACCCTATATGGTCCCCAGATCGGCCGGCCGCAACGGCGCGTTGGGCACGATCTCGTGAAACGTCACCTGAAGGCTGCCCTGTCCATGGCCATCTTCCATCGTAATCTTGAACGGTCGCATCAGCCGAGTGCGAAATCCGTTCGCCGCGTTCTGTGTCTGCACGCCGGCCTCGCTCTCTCCGACCGGACGGAAGTCGTCGAAGTACATGACCGCTTCGAGCTCGCCGGTCGGCGACAGTCGCTCCTCCTGCACGACCTGCAGCGAACGCCGCTCGAACCAGAGACGCCGGACCACGGTCCCGCTCCTGGCGTCGCCTTCGCCGGGCGCAAACACATCAAGGCGGTATCGATCGCCGTCCTCTCTGAGCGCCACCCGCTCGTTTCTGGCCACCGATGCGATCCCGACCGCTCCGCTCATCGCCCAGACGCTCAGCTGGAACGGCCGCGCCAATTTGCCCATTTTACCGATCTCGGACGAGCGACCGGTCAGCACGCGGCTCATCGTGGGCAGACGCAGCTTGTACAGATCATCCAAGAGGACGAATTCAAACAGTTCGCCCCCCAACGCCGTAAAGCCCTGAAGCCGCATGGCATCAGGACGGCGGTAATACATCGCGCCCTCCATGCGTTGCGCGATCGGGATCCCTTCCCCTTTGATGGAGACCCGGAAGAGCCCTTTCATGGTCTGGATTGCCGCTTCCCTCTCCCGCAGCAACGCCGTCAACTCCGCCGCCGTCGCCTGTTTCAGAGGAACTTCGGGGCGGGACGGAAACACCGCGCAGCCGCCGAGAAAAGTAAAAGGAACGAGCAGAAGGACCGCCACAGAGAGAGCGGGATCTTTGCCGTTCGCCTTTTCCCTACTCCCTCGGGCCTGACACCAGCGCCGCATCCAACGCCTCCCGCAACTCATGAATACCGATCAATTCGATGCCGTCGACGGGGTCGAGCTTGGACACGTTCCGCTCAGGCAGCAGACACCGGCGAAATCCCATCTTGGCGGCTTCGCGGATACGGAGATCCGCCTGACTAATAGCCCGCACTTCCCCGCCGAGCCCCACCTCGCCCACCACCAGGGTGTGAGAATCGATCGGCATCTCCCGCAAGCTCGAGGTTACGGCGGCCACGATCCCCAAATCAATGGCCGGCTCGTCGACCCGCATCCCGCCCACCACATTCACATACACGTCCTGTCCGGAGAGATGCAGCCCCAGGCGTTTCTCCATGACGGCCAGGAGCAGCGAGACCCGATTCAACTCGACTCCATTGGCCATGCGCTTGGGCATGGCATAACCGGTCGGCGAGACGAGCGCCTGCAATTCGACCAGAATCGGGCGCGATCCTTCCAGACTCGACACGACGACGGAGCCGGTGCTGCGTTGCGGCCGCTCGGCCAGAAACAGCTCCGACGGATTGCCGACTTCCTCCAAACCGGTGTCCTTCATCTCGAAGACGCCGATTTCGTTCGTGGAGCCGAACCGGTTCTTCACCGCCCGCAGGATGCGGTAGCTGTGCCCTTTGTCGCCCTCGAAGTACAGGACCGTATCCACGATGTGCTCGAGCAAACGCGGGCCGGCGATGGCCCCTTCCTTGGTCACGTGGCCGATGATGAACACCGGCACGCTGCTCCGTTTGGCCAACCACATCAGTTGGCCGGCCACCTCCTGCACCTGGCTGATGCTCCCGGGCGCTGAGGTCAGTTGGTCCGTATAGACGGTCTGAATGGAGTCCACGACCATTGCGTTCGGCTGGATCGCCTGCACGGCTTTGAGGATCTCTTCCAGCGAGGTCTCTGCCAGGATCAAAAGGCCCGGATGCTCGATCCCCAGCCGCTGCCCCCGCATCTTGATCTGCCGAGGTGATTCCTCGCCGGAGACGTAGAGGACCTTTTCTCCGTCGGCAGCCAACCGGGGGAGGGCCTGCAAGAGGAGCGTCGTCTTACCGATGCCGGGGTCGCCGCCGATCAGCATGACGGAACCGGGCACGACCCCGCCGCCCAGCACCCGGTCGAACTCCCCGATACCGGTGCAGCGGCGATGTTCGCCGACGACCTCGATCTCCGCGATAGGAGTGGCTTTGGAGGAGGCGATCTTGAACGCAGCCGGACGGCCCTTGCCGGCGGGTTGGACCCGCTCCTCCTTCATGGTGTTCCAGCCGCCGCAGTCCGGGCAGCGGCCCAGCCACCGAAGCGCCTGGTGCCCGCATGCCTGACAGGAGAAACTGGTCCTCGCCCGCATCCGCCGGATGCCTCAGCGTGTCAGATCAGGAAGATAAACACTATCTTAAAGGATGCGGCGGGAAAAAGGAAGAAAGTGATCGCGGGGCCTGTCGCCGACCAGCCCGTTCGTGCTCGCACCCCGCCCGGTGTAGGGTCCCCGCTGCGCGCGAACGGGCTCCCAGGTCGGCACCACCCACGATCGGTGTGCGAAGAGTGCGAAGTCCAATGCGAAATAAATCTCACGTCAGTAGGCTATTCCGCGGTTCTTTCTAACAAGGAGCGAAAGCCGGCTGCCAAGGAACCCATCGCTTTCTTGTATTGCAATGGATAGCGGTGTGCGCAGCGAGGCCAGTTCGAACGGCCCCGGTTTGGCAGTTGTCCCGTTCTCGCATCTAACGCGACGCCTCTCAAACGCATTGACGGCTTGCAGAGTGAGAGCGAACCGCTCTCTCTTTTGACGCCTTTCATCCAGGAGGCGGTGCCGGCACTGCTTGATTTCCGCCTGCGTCATACCAGCGGCAGTGTGACTCCGGCCTGAGGACTAACTACTGCCCGTCGCCTCTAATCGACCGGACAGTTGCGGGCGAGCCGATAGCCTGCGGCTTCGGCTTCGGCCGCGCTGGAGAACTCGACCCGATTATCGGGGGAAACCTGGCTGTAATTCGGGCAGTCTGGTCGGTGATAAATGCGGCTGCGCCGGTTGCCGATGATCGGAAACGTCGGGATTGCCGGCTGCGGTGTCGGTAGAGTCCCTCCAGGAACCGCCTCAAGTGCCGGAGGAGCTTGGTCCAACAGGGCGAAATCCGATGGATCGAGTGGTTGGCCTCGCCTGATCTTGCGGAAGACCCACGGTGGAAGAGGTTTCGAGTCTCTCCACAATCCCCTCTTCGCCTCTCTCGCTTCCTTCTCGAGCCTCGCAACTTCTGCGTTTTCCGGCGCATACTGACGAAACCACCAGGCCAGCCCGGCCTTGACCAGTTCGTGGTTTAAGACGCGTCCATCAGGCAGAACGACTTCGCCGAGTGTTCGCCCAAACGCATCAGAGCCTTGAACGAGCACTCGCACCACTTTCCGAAACGCAAGCCTGGTCGTGAACTCCTTGGCACGTTCACCATAGGCTTGCCCTTTCTCAGGACAGTCAATTCCGTTGAGTCGAACATCCTCCTTGAGGCCATTGTGCAGGACGACCACGTCGTCCCCATCTATCACACCGACGACCTGACCGGAGAACTCGGCCGCGAGGGTTGGACAAGTAAGACAAAAGAAAACCCCCAAACAGGAAAGCCGGAGGAGAGTGAGCACCTGTGGCATGGCCGCCTCTCGCAGACCCGGGAGTGATCCAAGAGGTTATGATAGGGTCGGCCCAGCCACCCCTTTTCTCTTCATAGTTTCTTCCTCACTTCCTTCCAATCCTTCGCCGCCTTCGCCTTTCTCGGCAGTTCGCCGCGTCGGGGTTCGGGGACGATGACGACATCCAGGCGGTGTTCGAGGAGGACCTCGGCGAAGCCGCGGGTGCGGCCGATACCGCCTTTGAGCGAGGCCCAGCCTTGGGCCTTGAGAGCGTCGAGCGCAGCGTTCAGGGCTTCCTGGCCAGGACGCACGGTCAGGATCACGCCGGCGGGGAACTTGTGGTCACGAAGCCAGGCCCTGATTTCGTCCGTCGAGCCGAATGAGTTGGACGGTTCTTTGCCCGGCCACGCGAGATAGACGGGGTTGTAGTAAAACTTGGTCAGCCGTGTGAGTTCATCGGCGGCATCGGGTACCGGAGCCGGGCGCCCTTGCCCGCCGATCTCCAGCGGCAGCGGCACGAGCGGCGCCTGGGGTTCTTCGAATAATGCCGCCAGCTCCACAAGAAGGATGGGACGCCGGCGTTCCCACACGGCCAACGTCCCGGTCGCCGCGGACGCAATCGCGCGGGGATTCGGTACAAGTCGAACCGTGACCGTCAGCGTGTGATTGCCTTTTCTCGGATGCCGATATTCAAAAAACGCCCGCCCATCGCCGCCCGTCATGGCCGTGGCCGCGACCTTGCCTTCGACGAGAAGTTCGAGCTTCTCGCCGCCGAGACCGGTCTCGTTCAGAAGGCCGCTCCGCACCAGCTTCGCTTCAATCCTGGCCGTCTCTCCGGACACGGCCAATGCGTCATTGACCGAGAGCGCGCCCTCGATCTTGTCCACCGCCCGGACCTCGTCGGCGATGATCACAAATCGGAGGAACGCCGACACTGCGAGGACAACGAGAATGCAGAACACACTCTCGGCGGAGGCTTGTCTTGCTTGCATGCCTACAGAGTAGTGTCGGACGACGCCAGCGTCAAATCAATCCATACCCCCGTTTGACGATGGCATAGGCGTCGAAGGCAGAGAAGATCGCCAGGCTTAGATAGAGCAGTTCGGCCGGCGGCCAGATGAGACGGGAGACCAGAAGAAGTATCAAGGCACAAACGAGAAGGCCATAGCCGCGTTTCTCGCCGATGTACAAATGCCCCGCGCCGGGCACGATGGAGAGCGATGCGGCTCGAAGTCCGTGCCAGGTCTGTTCGCGGGCATCCACAGCCAAACGGGGTAAAGGGGTATAGGGGTACCGTGGTACAGCAAGACGTGGCCAAGGATTGCGAGACACTACCCCGCTGCCGCGGTATCCCTCTGCCCCTCACGTTTTCAGCGCAGCCAGCACTTCGTCCACATGGCCGTCGACTTTGACCTTGCGGAAGATCGCTTTCACTCTGCCGGCCGGATCGATGACAAAGGTGCTCCGCTCGATGCCCCAAAACTTCTTGCCGTACATGTTTTTCTGTTTGTACACGCCATAGGCCTTCGATACCGTCGCGTCCTCGTCGCTGAGCAGCGGGAACGGCAGCCGGTATTTGGCGATGAATTTCTGATGCGACTCTCTGCCGTCAAGACTGACGCCCAACACCACTGCGCCGGCCTTCTTGATCGGCTCCAGGGAGTCGCGGAAGCCACATGCTTCCTTCGTACAACCCGGCGTATCGTCCTTGGGATAAAAGTAGAGGACGACCTGTCGCCCTTTGAAGTGCTTGAGCTTCACCGTCTCGCCGGCTTCATTCGGAAGAGAAAAATCCGGTGCCTTGTCGCCGATCGCCAGTTCTTTCCCCATGGTCTCAACACTCCGCCTTCATCATGTCACCGAGGACCCACCTGTCCGAACGCCGGCCGGCTTCGGTGGTCCGGCATCTCTTTAACCTGCTTCGGTGATTCCGGCGAACCATAGGGACGCAGGGCCGGCGAGTCCCAGATGATCTTATCGCCAGGGGCCAGA
Proteins encoded in this region:
- the radA gene encoding DNA repair protein RadA, encoding MRARTSFSCQACGHQALRWLGRCPDCGGWNTMKEERVQPAGKGRPAAFKIASSKATPIAEIEVVGEHRRCTGIGEFDRVLGGGVVPGSVMLIGGDPGIGKTTLLLQALPRLAADGEKVLYVSGEESPRQIKMRGQRLGIEHPGLLILAETSLEEILKAVQAIQPNAMVVDSIQTVYTDQLTSAPGSISQVQEVAGQLMWLAKRSSVPVFIIGHVTKEGAIAGPRLLEHIVDTVLYFEGDKGHSYRILRAVKNRFGSTNEIGVFEMKDTGLEEVGNPSELFLAERPQRSTGSVVVSSLEGSRPILVELQALVSPTGYAMPKRMANGVELNRVSLLLAVMEKRLGLHLSGQDVYVNVVGGMRVDEPAIDLGIVAAVTSSLREMPIDSHTLVVGEVGLGGEVRAISQADLRIREAAKMGFRRCLLPERNVSKLDPVDGIELIGIHELREALDAALVSGPRE
- a CDS encoding thermonuclease family protein; the encoded protein is MIDGDDVVVLHNGLKEDVRLNGIDCPEKGQAYGERAKEFTTRLAFRKVVRVLVQGSDAFGRTLGEVVLPDGRVLNHELVKAGLAWWFRQYAPENAEVARLEKEAREAKRGLWRDSKPLPPWVFRKIRRGQPLDPSDFALLDQAPPALEAVPGGTLPTPQPAIPTFPIIGNRRSRIYHRPDCPNYSQVSPDNRVEFSSAAEAEAAGYRLARNCPVD
- the bcp gene encoding thioredoxin-dependent thiol peroxidase gives rise to the protein MGKELAIGDKAPDFSLPNEAGETVKLKHFKGRQVVLYFYPKDDTPGCTKEACGFRDSLEPIKKAGAVVLGVSLDGRESHQKFIAKYRLPFPLLSDEDATVSKAYGVYKQKNMYGKKFWGIERSTFVIDPAGRVKAIFRKVKVDGHVDEVLAALKT